A window of the Henckelia pumila isolate YLH828 chromosome 3, ASM3356847v2, whole genome shotgun sequence genome harbors these coding sequences:
- the LOC140892881 gene encoding uncharacterized protein yields the protein MDSDTTKSVQVCSRLMAALFAISTYFQFDDPDWYFWIPLYVSACVVNLVEISSGIKKLAKIAFWLGALLFLKVVMEDFLHGIAGFWSLDMRERVVREKFGSGLVICSMFLQLEYSCFPNYSSKYGMPILVGIAYGLSFGFFVFHRTDMRRS from the exons ATGGATTCGGACACGACAAAATCTGTACAAGTTTGCTCCAGATTAATGGCTGCCCTTTTTGCTATATCCACATACTTCCAATTTGATGATCCAG ATTGGTATTTTTGGATCCCTCTGTATGTGTCTGCTTGTGTTGTCAACTTGGTAGAAATAAGCTCAGGGATCAAAAAACTGGCCAAGATTGCTTTTTGGCTCGGGGCGTTGTTGTTTTTAAAGGTTGTAATGGAAGATTTTCTCCATGGGATTGCTGGATTTTGGTCATTAGACATGAGGGAGAGAGTGGTGAGGGAGAAATTTGGAAGTGGGCTGGTGATTTGCTCCATGTTTCTGCAGTTGGAGTATTCATGCTTCCCAAATTATTCTTCAAAATATG GGATGCCGATCTTGGTGGGCATCGCGTATGGCCTCAGCTTCGGTTTCTTTGTATTCCACCGCACCGATATGAGGAGGTCTTGA